The Catenulispora sp. EB89 genome includes a region encoding these proteins:
- a CDS encoding ATP-binding protein codes for MRRLRSRFSIATQVLLMQCVLVLLLTAAGSTAAVLQAHATEHDGARRQVLSTAEALAGAPSTVAALHTADPTVPLQPETTALEQQAGVDFVVVMTTAGVRFTHPNPALIGKTFVGHIAPAVAGTSFTEDYRGSLGPSVRSVVPIRDPQHGGAIIGLVSVGITQHRLSSLFGQQLPMVMGISAAALALAVLGAYAVGRRVRRQTRGLGPVALAELYEHHDAVMHAMREGLLLLDPAGRLILANDEAVRLLDLPDARQGRTPAELGVDGSLGAVLAGGADVADGIHLTDNRVVTVNQSTARRAGRDLGTVVTLRDRTELQALTDELASVRGFAEALRASNHEAANRLHTVVTLIELDRPGEAVRFATGELAAQQELVDRLLAAVEEPVLAALVLGKVAQARERGIELGVGDVTAVRDLPLPVTDAVTLVGNLIDNALEAVAGYEAGYEARSGGAAAKQVWIELSDDASGLRVQVADNGPGIAPELREDVFVRGFTTKAEAGRGLGLALVAQIVKRHGGTASVSEAEGGGAVVEVRIPRRAER; via the coding sequence ATGCGTCGTCTCCGGAGCCGGTTCAGCATCGCCACCCAGGTACTGCTCATGCAGTGCGTGCTGGTGCTGCTGCTGACGGCGGCCGGCTCCACCGCCGCCGTCCTGCAGGCCCACGCCACCGAGCACGACGGCGCCCGGCGCCAGGTGCTGTCCACCGCCGAGGCCCTGGCCGGCGCGCCGTCCACGGTCGCGGCGCTGCACACGGCGGACCCGACCGTCCCGCTCCAGCCCGAGACCACCGCGCTGGAGCAGCAGGCCGGCGTCGACTTCGTGGTGGTGATGACCACCGCGGGCGTCCGCTTCACGCATCCGAACCCGGCCCTGATCGGCAAGACCTTCGTCGGGCACATCGCGCCGGCCGTCGCCGGCACGTCGTTCACCGAGGACTACCGGGGCTCGCTGGGCCCGTCGGTGCGCTCGGTCGTGCCGATCCGCGATCCCCAGCACGGCGGCGCGATCATCGGCCTGGTCTCGGTCGGCATCACCCAGCACCGGCTCAGCTCCCTGTTCGGGCAGCAGCTGCCGATGGTGATGGGGATTTCGGCCGCGGCACTGGCCCTGGCCGTCCTCGGCGCGTACGCGGTCGGCCGCCGGGTGCGGCGGCAGACCCGCGGCCTGGGCCCGGTCGCGCTGGCCGAGCTGTACGAGCACCACGACGCGGTGATGCACGCGATGCGCGAAGGCCTGCTGCTGTTGGACCCCGCGGGCCGGCTCATCCTCGCCAACGACGAGGCGGTGCGGCTGCTGGACCTGCCCGACGCGCGGCAGGGGCGCACGCCGGCCGAACTCGGCGTGGACGGCTCGCTCGGCGCGGTGCTGGCCGGCGGCGCGGACGTCGCCGACGGGATCCACCTCACCGACAACCGGGTGGTCACGGTCAACCAGTCGACGGCCCGGCGGGCCGGACGCGACCTGGGCACCGTGGTGACCCTGCGGGACCGCACCGAACTGCAGGCGCTGACCGACGAGCTGGCCTCGGTGCGCGGCTTCGCCGAAGCGCTGCGCGCCTCCAACCACGAGGCGGCGAACCGGCTGCACACCGTGGTGACGCTGATCGAGCTGGACCGGCCGGGCGAGGCGGTGCGCTTCGCGACCGGCGAGCTGGCGGCCCAGCAGGAGCTCGTCGACCGGCTGCTGGCCGCGGTCGAGGAGCCGGTGCTGGCCGCGCTGGTGCTGGGCAAGGTCGCACAGGCCCGGGAGCGCGGGATCGAGCTGGGCGTCGGGGACGTGACGGCGGTGCGGGACCTGCCGCTGCCCGTGACCGACGCGGTGACGCTGGTCGGCAACCTGATCGACAACGCGCTGGAGGCGGTCGCCGGGTACGAGGCCGGGTACGAGGCCCGCTCCGGGGGCGCGGCGGCCAAGCAGGTCTGGATCGAGCTGTCCGACGACGCCTCGGGCCTGCGCGTCCAGGTCGCCGACAACGGCCCGGGCATCGCGCCGGAACTGCGCGAGGACGTGTTCGTCCGCGGATTCACCACCAAGGCCGAGGCCGGGCGCGGCCTGGGGCTGGCCCTGGTGGCCCAGATCGTGAAGCGGCACGGCGGGACGGCCTCGGTGTCCGAGGCGGAAGGCGGCGGCGCGGTGGTCGAGGTCCGGATCCCCCGGAGGGCCGAGCGGTGA
- a CDS encoding response regulator, translated as MIRTLVVEDDPVLAAAHRVYVERVPGFEVADVARTGADALRVLAARDVDLVLLDVYLPDMTGIDLCRTLRARGDATDVIAVTSARDLATVRAAVSLGIVQYLIKPFQFSTFRARLEAYAEFRRATESADANSGSLQQDELDRMLDGLRSPRPAQLPKGLSDSTLAALVGILKAASPLTAAELAERAGVSAPTTRRYLEYLTARRLVSGQPRYGGPGRPETVYQWSG; from the coding sequence GTGATACGCACTCTGGTGGTGGAGGACGATCCGGTCCTGGCCGCGGCGCACCGGGTCTACGTGGAGCGGGTCCCCGGTTTCGAGGTCGCGGACGTGGCCCGGACCGGCGCCGACGCGCTGCGCGTGCTGGCCGCGCGGGACGTGGACCTGGTGCTGCTGGACGTGTACCTCCCGGACATGACCGGCATCGACCTGTGCCGGACGCTGCGGGCCCGGGGCGACGCGACCGACGTGATCGCCGTGACCTCGGCCCGGGATCTGGCGACGGTGCGGGCCGCGGTGTCGCTGGGGATCGTGCAGTACCTGATCAAGCCGTTCCAGTTCTCGACGTTCCGCGCCCGGCTGGAGGCGTACGCCGAGTTCCGGCGGGCCACCGAGTCCGCGGACGCCAACTCCGGCTCGCTGCAACAGGACGAGCTGGACCGGATGCTGGACGGGCTGCGGTCGCCGCGTCCGGCGCAGCTGCCGAAGGGGCTGTCGGACAGCACCCTGGCGGCGCTCGTCGGGATCCTGAAGGCGGCCTCGCCGCTGACCGCCGCCGAACTCGCCGAGCGGGCCGGGGTGAGCGCGCCGACCACTCGCCGGTATCTCGAATACCTGACAGCTCGCAGGCTGGTCTCGGGACAGCCGCGCTACGGCGGGCCCGGGCGTCCGGAAACCGTCTACCAGTGGTCCGGCTGA
- a CDS encoding response regulator transcription factor, translated as MRVLITGLGRRRSRTLSGGLAALGFDVLDAADVTGAGPLRRLPDVVLLECGIVDREVLAFCRRLRTELQAPIIAVTHRVDMGAWLRGHDNGIDDYVVQPFGLQELAARLRLAVAPPRPPLTPGPPRRIVAGPLVVAEDSRTVTVNGQRVALRPKEYQLLVVLARQAGTVLARDQLIARLWPAGWDGAERSLEVHIASLRSKLALPGMIATVRGVGYRLVTPESFLRLSSEAVRQLREEAAGRERTVVAA; from the coding sequence ATGCGAGTTCTCATCACCGGACTGGGTCGGCGGCGCAGCCGGACCCTCAGCGGCGGGTTGGCCGCGCTGGGGTTCGACGTGCTGGACGCCGCCGACGTCACGGGGGCCGGGCCGCTGCGGCGGCTGCCGGACGTGGTGCTGCTGGAATGCGGCATCGTCGATCGCGAAGTGCTGGCGTTCTGCCGCCGGCTTCGGACCGAGCTGCAGGCCCCGATCATCGCCGTCACCCACCGCGTCGACATGGGCGCCTGGCTGCGCGGCCACGACAACGGCATCGACGACTACGTGGTCCAGCCTTTCGGACTGCAGGAACTGGCCGCGCGTCTGCGGTTGGCCGTGGCCCCACCACGACCACCCCTGACCCCCGGGCCGCCGCGCCGCATCGTCGCCGGACCCCTGGTGGTCGCGGAGGACTCGCGGACGGTCACGGTCAACGGCCAGCGCGTCGCCCTGCGTCCCAAGGAGTACCAGCTGCTGGTGGTCCTGGCCCGGCAGGCCGGCACGGTGCTGGCCCGCGACCAGCTGATAGCCCGGCTGTGGCCGGCCGGCTGGGACGGCGCCGAGCGGTCGCTGGAGGTGCACATCGCCTCGCTGCGCTCGAAACTCGCGCTGCCCGGCATGATCGCCACGGTGCGCGGCGTCGGGTACCGGCTGGTGACGCCGGAGTCGTTCCTGCGCCTGAGTTCGGAGGCGGTGCGGCAGCTGCGGGAGGAAGCTGCGGGCCGCGAGCGGACAGTGGTGGCGGCATAA
- a CDS encoding CpaF family protein, giving the protein MASPIDHGLVKRLRQDVGDRLAEQRRADQASRLPPMTGEDERQYARALVAQALEDHARTEITYGRTPPNAMEEEALAAAVHAALYGVGRLQPLLDDPDIENIDINGCDRVFIGFADGREAEGEPVADTDEELIELIQVLGAYSGLSSRPFDTANPQLDLRLPDGSRLSAVMDVTRRPALSIRRARLGKVFLRDLENNGTVLPELGGFLRAAVAARKNIMIAGSTNAGKTTLLRALANEIPGHERLITVERALELGLDQFPELHPNVVAFEERLPNSEGHGAVSMAELVRRSLRMNPSRVIVGEVLGDEIVTMLNAMSQGNDGSLSTIHANSSLEVFNRISTYALQSRERLPVEASQMLIAGAINFVVFITRRNAYHHGGTLQRMVTSVREVNGIDGRVLSSEIFAEGPDGRAVAHAPIACMEDLAQVGYTGPLPTPHAPGWR; this is encoded by the coding sequence ATGGCCTCCCCCATCGACCACGGCCTCGTCAAACGCCTCCGCCAGGACGTCGGCGACCGCCTCGCCGAGCAGCGCCGCGCCGACCAGGCCTCGCGCCTGCCTCCGATGACCGGTGAGGACGAGCGCCAGTACGCGCGGGCGCTCGTGGCGCAGGCGTTGGAGGATCACGCCCGTACCGAGATCACCTACGGCCGGACTCCTCCCAACGCCATGGAGGAGGAGGCCCTCGCCGCCGCGGTGCACGCCGCGCTCTACGGCGTCGGCCGTTTGCAGCCTCTGCTCGATGATCCCGACATCGAGAACATCGACATCAACGGCTGCGACCGGGTCTTCATCGGGTTCGCCGACGGGCGCGAGGCCGAGGGCGAGCCGGTCGCCGACACCGATGAGGAGCTGATCGAGCTCATTCAGGTGCTCGGCGCCTACTCCGGCCTGTCGTCTCGGCCCTTCGACACCGCGAATCCGCAGCTGGACCTGCGGTTGCCGGACGGCTCGCGGCTCTCGGCGGTCATGGACGTCACGCGCCGGCCGGCGCTGTCCATCCGGCGTGCGCGGCTGGGCAAGGTGTTCCTGCGCGATCTGGAGAACAACGGGACGGTGCTGCCGGAGCTCGGCGGCTTTCTGCGGGCGGCGGTCGCGGCGCGCAAGAACATCATGATCGCCGGGTCCACCAATGCCGGGAAGACCACGCTGCTGCGGGCGCTGGCGAACGAGATCCCCGGGCACGAGCGCCTGATCACCGTGGAGCGGGCTTTGGAGCTCGGGCTCGACCAGTTCCCGGAGCTGCATCCGAACGTCGTCGCGTTCGAGGAGCGGCTGCCGAACTCCGAGGGCCACGGCGCCGTCTCGATGGCCGAGCTGGTGCGCCGCAGCCTGCGGATGAACCCCTCGCGCGTCATCGTCGGCGAGGTGCTGGGCGACGAGATCGTCACCATGCTCAACGCGATGTCGCAGGGCAACGACGGGTCGCTGAGCACCATCCACGCGAACTCCTCGCTGGAGGTCTTCAACCGCATCTCGACCTACGCCCTGCAGTCGCGCGAGCGGCTGCCGGTCGAGGCCAGCCAGATGCTGATCGCCGGCGCCATCAACTTCGTGGTCTTCATCACCCGGCGCAACGCCTACCACCACGGCGGCACGCTGCAGCGCATGGTGACCTCGGTCCGCGAGGTGAACGGCATCGACGGCCGGGTGCTCTCCTCGGAGATCTTCGCCGAGGGCCCGGACGGCCGCGCCGTCGCACACGCCCCGATCGCCTGCATGGAAGACCTCGCGCAGGTCGGCTACACCGGCCCCCTGCCGACCCCCCACGCCCCCGGATGGAGGTGA
- a CDS encoding type II secretion system F family protein, translated as MDSAVFNPTTFAALGIGAAIGGGIALLIAAIRGFPAKPPQERQRSAADVIKFLSTRGAVAVVVGAVVLAATRWPTAAIASGVLVFFWNQMFGGLAAERAALARVEALAAWTESLRDTIAGAVGLEQAIPATARAASPAIRENLHTLVDRLRARMPMPQALEYFADDMNDASADLVIAALILNSRLRGPGLREVLGALAQSSREEVDMRQRVMAQRSSTRRSVQIVVGVSVAVVLGLAVFNKSFVQPYSTATGQLVLLGVIALFAAGFFWLRKLSSIETPARFLQRAHAPQVPEQRGGEQR; from the coding sequence GTGGACTCCGCGGTGTTCAACCCCACCACGTTCGCCGCGCTCGGCATCGGCGCGGCGATCGGCGGCGGCATCGCCCTGCTGATCGCGGCGATCCGCGGCTTCCCCGCGAAGCCGCCGCAGGAGCGGCAGCGGTCGGCCGCCGACGTCATCAAGTTCCTCTCGACGCGCGGCGCGGTCGCCGTGGTGGTCGGGGCCGTGGTGCTGGCCGCGACGCGCTGGCCGACGGCCGCGATCGCCTCCGGCGTCCTGGTCTTCTTCTGGAACCAGATGTTCGGCGGGCTGGCCGCCGAGCGCGCCGCGCTGGCCCGGGTCGAGGCGCTGGCCGCCTGGACCGAGAGCCTGCGCGACACCATCGCCGGCGCGGTCGGCCTGGAGCAGGCGATCCCGGCCACGGCCCGCGCCGCGTCCCCGGCGATCCGCGAGAACCTGCACACGCTGGTCGACCGGCTGCGCGCCCGCATGCCGATGCCGCAGGCGCTGGAGTACTTCGCCGACGACATGAACGACGCCTCCGCCGACCTGGTCATCGCCGCGCTGATCCTGAACTCCCGGCTGCGCGGACCGGGCCTGCGCGAAGTGCTCGGCGCGCTCGCGCAGTCCTCCCGCGAGGAGGTCGACATGCGCCAGCGCGTCATGGCCCAGCGCAGCTCGACCCGGCGCAGCGTGCAGATCGTGGTGGGGGTGTCGGTCGCGGTGGTGCTGGGCCTGGCGGTCTTCAACAAGTCCTTCGTGCAGCCCTACAGCACGGCCACCGGCCAGCTGGTGCTGCTGGGGGTGATCGCGCTGTTCGCCGCCGGGTTCTTCTGGCTGCGCAAGCTGTCCTCGATCGAGACCCCGGCGCGCTTCCTGCAGCGCGCGCACGCCCCGCAGGTGCCCGAGCAGCGAGGCGGTGAGCAGCGGTGA
- a CDS encoding type II secretion system F family protein, which yields MTYQVLAGALVGLGLFLLIRALMPSRPDPMASIARIDALRQQSSSAYTAQQEQAPPKRLARLRDELGTSVNEFYIRQGWQIRSLRADLAILDRSVEQFLATKLLLAAFGVIFGPFVFAAFYIIGLHLTPTIPVWLALLFGAVFFLLPDLEVKGQAAEKRRDFRRVLGAYLDLVAMNLAGGRGLPEALMAAAEVSDGWALRRIRDALTDARVTGISQWNALSQLGDALDIDELKDLGAALALVAEDGAKVRESLSARAETMRHRELSEIEGAAGAKSQSMLVAQMLLCAGFMVFLLYPAMARVMGSI from the coding sequence GTGACGTACCAGGTACTGGCCGGGGCGCTGGTCGGGCTGGGCCTGTTCCTGCTGATCAGGGCCCTGATGCCGAGCAGGCCGGACCCGATGGCCTCGATCGCGCGCATCGACGCGCTGCGCCAGCAGTCCTCCTCCGCCTACACCGCCCAGCAGGAGCAGGCGCCGCCCAAGCGCCTGGCCCGGTTGCGCGACGAACTCGGCACGTCGGTCAACGAGTTCTACATCCGCCAGGGCTGGCAGATCCGCTCGCTGCGCGCGGACCTGGCGATCCTGGACCGCTCGGTGGAGCAGTTCCTGGCGACCAAGCTGCTGCTGGCGGCGTTCGGCGTCATCTTCGGCCCGTTCGTCTTCGCCGCGTTCTACATCATCGGCCTGCACCTGACGCCGACCATCCCGGTGTGGCTGGCGCTGCTGTTCGGCGCGGTCTTCTTCCTGCTGCCGGACCTGGAGGTCAAGGGCCAGGCCGCCGAGAAGCGCCGCGACTTCCGCCGCGTGCTCGGCGCCTACCTGGACCTGGTGGCGATGAACCTGGCCGGCGGCCGCGGCCTGCCCGAGGCGCTGATGGCGGCGGCCGAGGTCTCCGACGGCTGGGCGCTGCGCCGGATCCGCGACGCGCTCACCGACGCCCGGGTCACCGGCATCTCGCAGTGGAACGCGCTGTCCCAGCTCGGCGACGCCCTGGACATCGACGAGCTCAAGGACCTGGGGGCCGCGCTGGCCCTGGTCGCCGAGGACGGCGCCAAGGTCCGCGAGTCGCTGTCCGCGCGCGCCGAGACGATGCGGCACCGCGAGCTGTCCGAGATCGAGGGCGCGGCCGGCGCGAAGTCCCAGTCCATGCTCGTGGCGCAGATGCTGCTGTGCGCGGGCTTCATGGTTTTCCTCCTGTACCCGGCGATGGCCCGGGTCATGGGCTCTATCTAG
- a CDS encoding Flp family type IVb pilin gives MNAQVIRTEYAELFPVRPWQQVVATSQGSATGSDDAAVVVAEAAAAPRKASDRGASAVEWVVITGIVVAIVAGVGYGISKAISGKANDACNQINNAGTNVSVTGGGNGGGNGGTAGTTTGTTGGNGCAK, from the coding sequence ATGAACGCTCAGGTCATCAGAACCGAGTACGCGGAGCTGTTCCCGGTCCGGCCGTGGCAGCAGGTGGTCGCGACGTCGCAGGGCTCTGCCACGGGGTCCGACGACGCCGCCGTAGTGGTGGCGGAAGCCGCCGCCGCGCCCCGCAAGGCCTCCGACCGCGGCGCGTCCGCCGTCGAGTGGGTCGTCATCACCGGCATCGTGGTGGCGATCGTGGCCGGCGTGGGCTACGGCATCAGCAAGGCGATATCCGGCAAGGCCAACGACGCCTGCAACCAGATCAACAACGCCGGCACCAACGTCAGCGTCACCGGCGGCGGGAACGGCGGCGGCAACGGCGGGACCGCGGGCACCACCACCGGGACCACCGGCGGCAACGGCTGCGCCAAGTAA
- a CDS encoding TadE/TadG family type IV pilus assembly protein — MTHGVRDETGSRGGRSLRDDRGMTAVEFVVLTPLLFLLLMLTVQFALFLFAKQAATAAVQDGARTAREEAAAQGCDSTTGTWQQDAANAAVSRAQNLGGQLVLKPVVKSSFTLDPGLNADCKISLVTVTLHSDVPSVFPGFGLTIDVHAGGPLEQPVRHP, encoded by the coding sequence ATGACACACGGGGTGCGGGACGAGACGGGGTCGCGCGGCGGACGTTCGCTGCGCGACGACCGCGGCATGACCGCGGTCGAGTTCGTCGTCCTCACTCCGCTGCTGTTCCTGCTGCTGATGCTGACGGTGCAGTTCGCGCTGTTCCTGTTCGCCAAGCAGGCCGCCACCGCCGCGGTGCAGGACGGGGCCCGGACGGCGCGCGAGGAGGCGGCCGCCCAGGGCTGTGACTCCACGACCGGCACCTGGCAGCAGGACGCGGCGAACGCCGCGGTCTCCCGGGCGCAGAACCTCGGCGGGCAGTTGGTCCTCAAGCCGGTGGTGAAGTCCAGCTTCACGCTGGACCCGGGCCTGAACGCCGACTGCAAGATCTCGCTGGTCACCGTGACCCTGCACTCGGACGTGCCCTCGGTGTTCCCCGGCTTCGGCCTGACCATCGACGTGCACGCCGGCGGCCCGCTGGAGCAGCCGGTGAGGCACCCGTGA
- a CDS encoding TadE family protein, with the protein MSRRAHHARRPGRAHAPACARARDAGVSSVEVVLMAPLIVMLILLIVSLGVLVNVRSEVEGAARDAARAGSLQGTGQDAMTQAQAAADADLGNRCQGSATVTSAYVPPVADGGGYYKVTVACTVDMSGFGVFGAHQTFSQTFAAPIDPLQNFHPGPVPTSTAPGPQPTTTTPSPTSTQFSAPTWLTPSLPTGGITITTTIGGPPTPTPPAPTPTGTTQGPTPPTPTGTGTGTGTGTDNPTKPSTTAPTTSPPTKPAGH; encoded by the coding sequence GTGAGCCGCCGCGCGCACCACGCCCGCCGCCCCGGCCGCGCCCACGCCCCGGCCTGCGCCCGCGCCCGCGACGCCGGGGTGTCCTCGGTCGAGGTCGTGCTGATGGCGCCGCTGATCGTGATGCTGATCCTGTTGATCGTCTCGCTCGGCGTGCTGGTCAACGTGCGCAGCGAGGTCGAGGGCGCGGCCCGCGACGCCGCCCGCGCCGGCTCGCTGCAGGGCACCGGCCAGGACGCGATGACCCAGGCGCAGGCCGCGGCCGACGCGGACCTCGGCAACCGGTGTCAGGGCTCTGCCACGGTCACCAGCGCCTACGTCCCGCCGGTGGCCGACGGCGGCGGCTACTACAAGGTGACGGTCGCGTGCACCGTGGACATGTCCGGGTTCGGAGTGTTCGGCGCGCACCAGACGTTCAGCCAGACCTTCGCCGCGCCGATCGACCCGCTGCAGAACTTCCATCCCGGGCCCGTGCCGACCTCCACCGCGCCGGGGCCGCAGCCCACGACGACGACGCCGAGCCCGACCAGCACCCAGTTCTCGGCGCCGACCTGGCTCACCCCGTCCCTGCCGACCGGCGGCATCACCATCACCACCACGATCGGCGGGCCGCCGACCCCGACCCCGCCGGCACCGACGCCGACCGGCACGACGCAAGGGCCGACCCCGCCGACGCCGACCGGTACGGGCACCGGCACGGGCACGGGCACGGACAATCCGACCAAGCCCTCGACCACGGCCCCGACCACCTCGCCCCCGACCAAACCCGCGGGGCACTGA
- a CDS encoding TadE/TadG family type IV pilus assembly protein — translation MGSRLDTLRENLRDDRGSLAMAVVIWAPVVVLLMAFLVDVGLLISDRTQASDYADQAARRVAQDIDQGWLKTYNTRGPNGEYPGIKVNVDPKTGDCVPDAQQYLLDNQIPNTTITSCQVTGNPTPQNLYVNPRITVTLQMQYKPLFVGFALKGDSTVTGTGSATPVIPK, via the coding sequence ATGGGGAGCCGTCTGGACACGCTTCGCGAGAACCTGCGCGACGACCGCGGGTCGCTGGCCATGGCCGTGGTCATCTGGGCACCGGTCGTGGTGCTGCTGATGGCGTTCCTGGTGGACGTCGGCCTGCTGATCTCCGACCGCACCCAGGCCTCTGACTACGCCGACCAGGCGGCGCGGCGGGTCGCGCAGGACATCGACCAGGGCTGGCTCAAGACGTACAACACGCGCGGGCCGAACGGCGAGTACCCCGGCATCAAGGTCAACGTCGACCCGAAGACCGGGGACTGCGTCCCGGACGCGCAGCAGTACCTGCTTGACAACCAGATACCGAACACCACGATCACGTCGTGCCAAGTCACCGGGAATCCGACGCCACAGAACCTGTACGTCAACCCCCGGATAACGGTCACACTACAAATGCAGTACAAGCCGCTGTTCGTCGGTTTCGCCCTCAAAGGTGACAGTACTGTCACCGGGACGGGATCTGCGACACCGGTCATCCCGAAGTAG